In Natronomonas halophila, one DNA window encodes the following:
- a CDS encoding O-acetylhomoserine aminocarboxypropyltransferase/cysteine synthase family protein, whose translation MSNEELQRGGDGLGFGTRCLHIGQGPDPETGAAAPPIYQTTSYEFPDADIAASRYALEDQGNVYSRIANPTVRALEERLASLEGGTDALATASGMGALDAATLVLAEDGDNVVSASSIYGGTHTYLTHTAGRRGIEARFVDTLDPQAYAEAIDEDTAYVHCETVGNPSLVTPPLEEIADVAHDHGIPLVVDNTFATPALCRPLEHGADIVWNSTTKWIHGSGTTLGGILVDDGSFPFDEYPEKYPEIGAPNPAFDGVVFTERFGDRAFTMAARQRATRTLGDQQSPFDAWATLQGVETLQLRMERHCENAQIVAEYLDDHPEVAWVTYPGLENHETHDAASKYLEGGYGGMIAFGPEGGYEAGKRVCEDTEVAKFLANIGDARSLVIHPASTTHAQLTEDEQRASGVTPDLIRLSVGVEDVDDIIADLDSVL comes from the coding sequence ATGAGTAACGAGGAGCTGCAGCGAGGGGGCGACGGCCTCGGGTTCGGCACGCGGTGTCTCCATATCGGGCAGGGCCCGGACCCGGAGACGGGCGCCGCCGCGCCGCCCATCTATCAGACCACCTCCTACGAGTTTCCGGACGCCGACATCGCGGCCTCGCGCTATGCGCTGGAAGACCAGGGCAACGTCTACTCGCGTATCGCCAATCCGACCGTGCGCGCGCTCGAAGAGCGACTGGCCTCCCTCGAAGGCGGCACCGACGCCCTCGCCACCGCCTCGGGCATGGGCGCGCTCGACGCCGCCACGCTCGTCCTCGCCGAGGACGGCGACAACGTCGTCTCGGCCTCCTCGATTTACGGCGGCACCCATACCTATCTCACCCACACCGCCGGCCGCCGGGGCATCGAGGCCCGCTTCGTCGACACGCTGGACCCGCAGGCCTACGCCGAGGCAATCGACGAGGACACCGCCTACGTCCACTGTGAGACGGTCGGCAACCCCTCGCTGGTGACGCCGCCGCTGGAGGAAATCGCCGACGTGGCCCACGACCACGGCATCCCCCTCGTCGTCGACAACACCTTCGCGACCCCCGCGCTCTGTCGGCCGCTCGAACACGGCGCCGACATCGTCTGGAACTCCACGACCAAGTGGATTCACGGCTCCGGGACCACCCTCGGCGGGATTCTCGTCGACGACGGCTCCTTCCCCTTCGACGAATACCCGGAGAAGTACCCCGAAATCGGCGCCCCGAACCCCGCCTTCGACGGCGTCGTCTTCACCGAACGGTTCGGCGACCGGGCCTTTACGATGGCCGCCCGCCAGCGCGCGACCCGCACGCTGGGCGACCAGCAATCCCCCTTCGACGCGTGGGCGACCCTCCAGGGCGTCGAGACCCTCCAGTTGCGGATGGAACGCCACTGCGAGAACGCCCAAATCGTCGCCGAGTATCTCGACGACCATCCCGAAGTCGCGTGGGTCACCTATCCCGGCCTCGAAAACCACGAGACCCACGACGCCGCCTCGAAATACTTAGAGGGCGGCTACGGCGGCATGATAGCCTTCGGCCCCGAAGGCGGCTACGAGGCCGGCAAGCGGGTCTGTGAGGACACCGAGGTCGCGAAGTTCCTCGCCAACATCGGCGACGCCCGGTCGCTCGTCATCCATCCCGCCTCCACGACCCACGCCCAGTTGACCGAGGACGAACAGCGCGCGAGCGGCGTCACACCCGACCTGATTCGGCTCTCGGTCGGCGTCGAGGACGTCGACGACATCATCGCGGACCTCGATAGCGTACTATGA